A genomic stretch from Setaria italica strain Yugu1 chromosome VII, Setaria_italica_v2.0, whole genome shotgun sequence includes:
- the LOC101763453 gene encoding phosphoribosylglycinamide formyltransferase, chloroplastic: MEAAVAPPALRPGRSLRTNPNPATRPGQTPRPWGLAANPQANAVRCELSRRPEPRVLIRAAAAAQQDAGDAAGAGRRKRLAVFVSGGGSNFRAINEAALGGTVHGDVVALVTDKPGCGGAEHARSNGIPVVVFPKSKSAPEGISVAELLDTLRGYGVDFVLLAGYLKLIPAELIQEYPRSILNIHPSLLPAFGGKGFYGSKVHKAVIASGARYSGPTVHFVDEHYDTGKTLAQRVVPVFADDTPELLAARVLHEEHQVYVEAVAALCEDRIVWREDGVPLIKSRLNSDVYL, from the exons ATGGAAGCAGCCGTTGCTCCACCTGCTCTGCGCCCGGGCCGCTCGCTCCGCACCAACCCAAATCCCGCCACGCGACCAGGCCAGACACCTAGGCCGTGGGGACTGGCGGCGAATCCCCAGGCCAACGCCGTCAGGTGCGAGCTGTCCCGGCGCCCGGAGCCGCGCGTCCTCatccgcgcggccgcggccgcgcaaCAGGATGCTGGTGATGCTGCTGGGGCTGGGAGGAGGAAGCGGCTGGCGGTGTTCGTGTCCGGCGGGGGCTCCAACTTCCGGGCGATCAACGAGGCTGCGCTGGGCGGGACGGTGCACGGGGATGTCGTCGCGCTTGTCACCGACAAGCCAG GCTGCGGAGGTGCAGAGCACGCCAGGAGCAATGGCATTCCTGTCGTTGTGTTCCCCAAGTCCAAGTCTGCGCCCGAGGGGATTTCGGTCGCTGAACTGCTGGATACGCTGAG GGGATACGGTGTAGACTTTGTTCTTCTTGCTGGTTACTTGAAGCTTATACCAGCTGAATTGATCCAGGAATATCCAAGGTCCATATTAAATATCCATCCTTCTCTCCTTCCGGCATTTGGAGGCAAAGGCTTTTATGGTTCAAAGGTGCACAAAGCCGTTATTGCCTCTGGGGCAAG ATACTCAGGTCCGACCGTACATTTTGTTGATGAGCACTATGATACAGGGAAAACATTAGCACAAAGAGTTGTGCCTGTGTTTGCAGATGACACACCAGAGTTATTGGCTGCAAGAGTCCTTCATGAG GAGCATCAAGTTTATGTTGAAGCAGTTGCTGCTTTGTGCGAGGACCGCATTGTATGGAGGGAAGATGGTGTCCCACTTATCAAAAGCCGGCTAAATTCGGATGTGTACCTCTAA